Proteins from a genomic interval of Bradyrhizobium sp. CCGB01:
- a CDS encoding Spy/CpxP family protein refolding chaperone has translation MGLALAGAALMIAAVLLPNKAEAQFGMRGGPLGVARFAVGHVIGMSRLRHSRMAVRGGRYRSAALRSQDPRGAERGQPPNPYILRAALTAQAALSGWHGGRRPQGWWRHPDGSYGWAGPVFWPFAHDDLTTAIIFGDTTSLSLYGYGDIYAAIFAPYAATELAAYTAPQGRRARKVPSAETVCDASDTGGLPVDRIAALVRPNELQRAALDELGTAWIAARDTIRAACPTQAPATAPERLGLMRERLAAMIKATEGIAPPLAKFVDLLDDGQKAKLDSLAWDRRAALAAGQPNKDAQAAAACDANSDPRYDEKLQRQYEQLVQQQWPAAEIATTLRLDEVARARFEVLQDTTLRTMETLSACPSKSEPKAEPSPQARVTAVKARLETMLQAVNGVGDALDDFEADLSDEQKAGFETIGPKRGV, from the coding sequence ATGGGACTGGCGCTGGCGGGCGCTGCTCTCATGATTGCGGCAGTGCTGCTGCCGAACAAGGCCGAGGCGCAGTTCGGAATGCGCGGCGGCCCGCTCGGTGTCGCGCGCTTTGCCGTCGGCCACGTCATCGGCATGTCGCGGCTGCGGCACTCGCGCATGGCGGTTCGCGGCGGCCGATACCGCTCCGCGGCGTTGAGGTCGCAGGATCCCCGCGGCGCCGAGCGCGGCCAGCCGCCCAACCCCTACATCCTGCGCGCGGCGCTCACGGCGCAAGCTGCGCTGTCGGGCTGGCACGGTGGCCGTCGCCCGCAGGGCTGGTGGCGTCACCCCGATGGCAGCTATGGCTGGGCGGGTCCGGTGTTCTGGCCGTTCGCGCATGACGATCTCACCACCGCAATCATCTTCGGCGATACCACCAGCCTCTCGCTCTATGGCTATGGCGACATCTATGCCGCGATCTTCGCGCCCTACGCGGCCACGGAGCTCGCCGCCTACACGGCGCCGCAAGGCAGGCGCGCGCGAAAAGTCCCTTCGGCCGAGACTGTTTGCGATGCCAGCGACACCGGCGGCTTGCCGGTCGATCGCATCGCAGCGCTGGTGCGGCCGAACGAATTGCAGCGCGCGGCGCTCGACGAGCTCGGCACTGCCTGGATCGCCGCGCGCGACACCATCCGCGCCGCCTGTCCGACGCAGGCCCCCGCGACCGCTCCGGAGCGCCTCGGTCTGATGCGCGAGCGCCTTGCGGCCATGATCAAGGCAACGGAGGGAATCGCGCCGCCGCTCGCAAAATTCGTCGATCTGCTCGATGACGGGCAGAAGGCAAAGCTCGATTCGCTCGCCTGGGACCGCCGCGCCGCGCTTGCGGCGGGCCAGCCCAACAAGGATGCGCAAGCTGCGGCAGCCTGTGATGCGAACAGCGATCCCCGCTACGACGAGAAGCTGCAACGTCAGTACGAGCAGCTCGTGCAGCAGCAATGGCCCGCCGCCGAGATCGCCACCACCCTCCGTCTCGACGAGGTCGCGCGCGCCCGGTTCGAGGTGCTCCAGGACACGACGCTGCGCACCATGGAGACGCTCAGCGCCTGCCCGTCCAAGTCCGAGCCCAAGGCCGAGCCCTCGCCGCAGGCCCGCGTCACCGCGGTGAAGGCGCGGCTGGAGACGATGCTGCAAGCGGTGAACGGCGTCGGCGATGCCCTCGACGATTTCGAGGCCGACTTGAGCGACGAGCAGAAGGCGGGATTCGAGACGATCGGGCCGAAGCGGGGGGTGTGA
- a CDS encoding efflux RND transporter permease subunit, with protein sequence MALNISAWSIRNPLPSVVFSIILLILGWVSFTKLAVTRLPSADIPVISVAVSQFGAAPAELESQVTKTVEDAVSGVEGVRHITSSITDGLSVTTIQFALETNTDRALNDVKDAVTRVRSNLPQNVTEPLIQRVDVIGLPIVTYAAISPGKTPEQLSYFVDDVVKRALQGVRGVAQVERIGGVEREILVSLDPDRLQAMGLTAVNVSQSLRGTNVDVAGGRAEIGKNDQAIRTLAGAKTLGDLAGTMIPLFGGGEVRLDDLGTVTDTIADRRTFARFNGEPIVALGIKRSKGASDVKVAEAVQKRIDALKAAYPDVDLKVIDTSVDYTNGNYHAAISTLFEGAILAVIIVLLFLRDLRATIIAAISLPLSIFPAFWAMDLLGFSLNLVSFLAITLSTGILVDDAIVEIENIVRHMNMGKSPYRAALEAADEIGLAVIAISLTIIAIFAPASFMSGIAGQFFKQFGITVSVQVFFSLLAARFVTPVLAAYFLKHGNHEEPPPGRVLRSYHRIVAWSVRHYFITVLVGFGVFAASIWSITLLPQGFLPAQDSARSLLALELPPGTQLAYTEKVTEDIVARLRKRPEVKSIFVDGGRVPPGTQEVRRAALIINYTPKDSRDITQRELEFSISQELENVPDIRFWFLDENGLRAISLVVTGVDANIVNNFASELATQMKRIPTISNVISETTLERPELRIEPRADLAARLGVSTESLSQTIRVATIGDVGPALAKFDVGDRLVPIRVQLEDAARGNLKTLEQLRVPLGERGEKGGVPLSVIADVKLDQGPTSINRYDRERQATVAADLVGSAALGDATKKIYELPVMKSRPKGVKVSPSGDAESLNELSDGFATAITAGLLMVYAVLVLLFGTFLQPITILFSLPLSIGGAIAALLITGKQLTTPVWIGILMLMGIVTKNAIMLVEFAIESIRAGKPREEAMIDAGMKRARPIVMTTIAMAAGMMPSALAVGAGGEFRSPMALAVIGGLIFSTILSLVFVPAMFMVMDDLGALIWRFAKRLIVHSEDAETADHHGAAPAPKNVAHPAAENRNSDVESARQF encoded by the coding sequence ATGGCTCTTAATATCTCGGCTTGGTCGATCCGCAATCCGCTACCGTCGGTCGTCTTCTCGATCATTCTCCTGATCCTCGGCTGGGTGTCCTTCACCAAGCTCGCGGTGACGCGGCTGCCCTCGGCGGACATTCCCGTGATCTCGGTCGCGGTGTCGCAGTTCGGCGCGGCGCCCGCCGAGCTGGAGTCCCAGGTCACCAAGACGGTTGAAGACGCCGTCTCCGGCGTCGAGGGCGTACGGCACATCACCTCGTCGATCACCGACGGCCTGTCGGTGACCACCATCCAGTTCGCGCTGGAGACCAACACCGACCGCGCGCTCAACGACGTCAAGGACGCGGTGACGCGCGTGCGCTCCAACCTGCCGCAGAACGTCACCGAGCCGCTGATCCAGCGCGTCGACGTGATCGGCCTGCCGATCGTCACCTACGCCGCGATCTCGCCCGGCAAGACGCCGGAGCAGCTCTCCTATTTCGTCGACGACGTGGTCAAGCGCGCGCTGCAAGGCGTGCGCGGCGTCGCCCAGGTCGAGCGCATCGGCGGTGTCGAGCGCGAGATCCTGGTCTCGCTCGATCCGGACCGCTTGCAGGCCATGGGGCTGACCGCGGTCAATGTCAGCCAGAGCCTGCGCGGCACCAATGTCGACGTCGCCGGCGGCCGCGCCGAGATCGGCAAGAACGACCAGGCCATCCGCACGCTCGCGGGCGCCAAGACGCTGGGCGACCTTGCCGGCACCATGATCCCGCTGTTCGGCGGCGGCGAGGTCCGGCTCGACGATCTCGGCACCGTCACCGACACCATCGCGGACCGCCGCACCTTCGCCCGCTTCAACGGCGAGCCGATCGTCGCGCTCGGCATCAAGCGCTCCAAGGGCGCCAGCGACGTGAAGGTGGCCGAGGCCGTGCAGAAGCGCATCGACGCGCTGAAGGCCGCCTATCCCGACGTCGACCTGAAGGTGATCGACACCTCGGTCGATTATACCAACGGCAATTACCACGCGGCGATCTCGACCCTGTTCGAAGGCGCCATCCTCGCCGTCATCATCGTGCTGCTGTTCCTGCGCGACCTGCGCGCCACAATCATCGCCGCGATCTCGCTGCCATTGTCGATCTTCCCGGCGTTCTGGGCGATGGACCTGCTCGGCTTCTCGCTGAACCTCGTCAGCTTCCTCGCCATCACGCTGTCGACGGGTATTCTCGTCGACGACGCCATCGTCGAGATCGAGAACATCGTCAGGCACATGAACATGGGCAAGTCGCCCTATCGTGCCGCCCTCGAAGCCGCCGACGAGATCGGCCTCGCGGTCATCGCGATCTCGCTAACGATCATCGCGATCTTCGCACCCGCGAGCTTCATGTCCGGCATCGCCGGACAGTTCTTCAAGCAGTTCGGCATCACCGTCTCGGTGCAGGTGTTCTTCTCGCTGCTCGCGGCGCGCTTCGTCACGCCGGTGCTCGCCGCCTACTTCCTCAAACATGGCAATCACGAAGAGCCGCCGCCCGGCCGCGTGCTGCGGTCCTATCACAGGATCGTGGCCTGGTCGGTGAGGCACTATTTCATCACGGTGCTGGTCGGCTTCGGCGTCTTCGCCGCCTCGATCTGGAGCATCACGCTGCTGCCGCAAGGCTTCCTGCCGGCGCAGGACAGCGCGCGCTCGCTGCTTGCCCTCGAGCTGCCGCCGGGCACCCAGCTCGCCTACACCGAAAAAGTCACCGAGGACATCGTCGCGCGGCTGCGCAAGCGGCCCGAGGTGAAGAGCATCTTCGTCGACGGCGGACGTGTTCCTCCGGGAACCCAGGAAGTCCGGCGCGCAGCTTTGATCATCAACTACACGCCCAAGGACAGCCGCGACATCACCCAGCGCGAGCTCGAATTCTCGATCAGCCAGGAGCTGGAGAACGTTCCCGACATCCGCTTCTGGTTCCTCGACGAGAACGGCCTGCGCGCCATCTCGCTGGTCGTGACCGGCGTCGACGCCAACATCGTCAACAATTTCGCGAGTGAGCTCGCGACGCAGATGAAGCGGATTCCGACCATCTCCAACGTGATCTCGGAAACCACGCTGGAGCGGCCCGAACTGCGCATCGAGCCCCGCGCCGATCTCGCCGCGCGGCTCGGCGTCTCGACCGAAAGCCTGTCGCAGACCATTCGCGTCGCCACCATCGGCGACGTCGGTCCCGCGCTCGCCAAATTCGATGTCGGCGACCGTCTGGTGCCGATCCGCGTGCAGCTCGAGGATGCCGCACGCGGCAATCTGAAGACGCTCGAGCAGTTGCGCGTGCCGCTCGGCGAGCGCGGCGAGAAGGGCGGTGTGCCGCTCTCGGTGATCGCCGACGTCAAGCTCGACCAGGGTCCGACCAGCATCAACCGCTACGACCGCGAGCGGCAGGCGACGGTCGCAGCCGACCTCGTCGGCTCCGCCGCGCTCGGCGACGCCACCAAGAAGATCTACGAGCTGCCGGTGATGAAGAGCCGGCCGAAGGGCGTGAAAGTCTCCCCCTCCGGCGACGCCGAAAGCCTCAACGAGCTGTCCGACGGCTTCGCCACAGCGATCACGGCCGGCCTGTTGATGGTCTACGCGGTGCTGGTACTGCTGTTCGGCACCTTCCTCCAGCCGATCACCATCCTGTTCTCGCTGCCGCTGTCGATCGGCGGCGCCATCGCCGCCCTGCTCATCACCGGCAAGCAGCTCACGACGCCGGTGTGGATCGGCATCCTGATGCTGATGGGCATCGTCACCAAGAACGCGATCATGCTGGTCGAGTTCGCCATCGAATCCATTCGCGCCGGCAAACCGCGCGAGGAAGCGATGATCGACGCCGGCATGAAGCGCGCCCGTCCGATCGTGATGACCACCATCGCGATGGCCGCGGGCATGATGCCGAGCGCGCTCGCGGTCGGCGCCGGCGGCGAGTTCCGCTCGCCGATGGCGCTCGCGGTGATCGGCGGCCTGATCTTCTCGACCATCCTGTCGCTGGTGTTCGTGCCCGCGATGTTCATGGTGATGGACGATCTCGGCGCCCTGATCTGGCGCTTCGCCAAGCGGCTGATCGTGCACAGCGAGGATGCCGAGACCGCCGATCATCATGGTGCGGCGCCGGCCCCGAAGAACGTCGCGCACCCTGCGGCGGAGAACCGCAACTCAGATGTCGAAAGCGCAAGACAGTTCTGA
- a CDS encoding adenylate/guanylate cyclase domain-containing protein, with the protein MAGAKDKTRFLREGLFAKYVVSLVGLVVFVLAVNGAMETWISYRATKTQLTDGLEDKAQGAARRIEQSISELERQISWVTRASQDTLEKRRADYASLLHQVSVVNQLFQLNGEGREVLRVSRQSTTTGGNADLSRDMRFTDTVARGVSYAPAWFTDRTPFMSISVAHSGFNAGVTVAEIDLSFLSDFLSDAQVGKAAHAYVVDPRGRVLATSSKGPDVGKDLSKLPQVAAAIAPGREPDTSGTDFNGHAVISAASTVPKLGWSVMFEQPAAQALMPIRDQLVRIALLIGMGLMVAILAGTLLARRMIIPITALRDGAHKLGEGDFSHRIDVHTSDELEDLAGQFNRMAGQIQETYSNLETKVDERTRDLAQSINELKVLEEVGRAVASSLDLNAVLPTIAARAIEITHADAVLIYGYDAEARRFNLVESNGIDKSAEGAHVTIEEGANILSDAASSGEPIAIADLDHATEQPLRDAAVQAGFHSVLVVPLVDQQGTLGSLVVLRRASGEFAASIIGLMRTFANQAVLAMRNARLFTEVDHKSHALETANETVRAQADKLRVQTEQLKDWNKSLEERVKTQLGEIERIRKLERFLAPQVAQLIASSDSPEGLLTSQRREVTVVFCDLRGFTAFTEATEPEEAMNVLREYHAALGKLIFKYEGTLDKYAGDGVMILFNAPIQFEDHTQRAVKMAVEMRDTIGPLTERWRNRGHSLGFGIGIAVGYATLGQVGFEQRLEYAAIGSVTNLASRLCGEAKANQIVASRRVYGIVEPWVEARALDDLQVKGFNHPVLAMEILSWREEVENAVDASAARRRM; encoded by the coding sequence ATGGCCGGAGCGAAAGACAAGACACGGTTTCTGCGCGAGGGTCTGTTCGCCAAATACGTCGTCTCCCTCGTCGGCCTCGTCGTGTTTGTCCTCGCCGTCAACGGCGCGATGGAGACCTGGATCTCCTATCGCGCGACCAAGACGCAGCTGACCGACGGGCTCGAGGACAAGGCGCAAGGAGCCGCCCGGCGGATCGAGCAGTCGATCTCCGAGCTCGAACGCCAGATCAGCTGGGTGACGCGGGCAAGCCAGGACACACTCGAGAAGCGCCGCGCCGACTACGCCTCGCTGCTGCACCAGGTCTCGGTCGTCAATCAGCTGTTCCAGCTCAACGGCGAGGGACGCGAGGTGCTGCGCGTCTCGCGCCAGTCGACCACGACCGGCGGCAACGCCGACCTCTCCCGCGACATGCGCTTCACCGACACGGTTGCCCGCGGCGTCAGCTACGCGCCGGCCTGGTTCACCGACCGGACACCGTTCATGTCGATCTCGGTGGCGCATTCCGGCTTCAATGCCGGCGTCACCGTGGCCGAGATCGATCTCAGCTTCCTCTCCGACTTCCTGTCCGACGCCCAGGTCGGCAAGGCGGCCCATGCCTATGTGGTCGATCCGCGCGGCCGCGTGCTGGCGACGTCGTCGAAGGGGCCCGATGTCGGCAAGGACCTGTCGAAGCTGCCGCAGGTGGCGGCCGCGATTGCGCCCGGCCGCGAGCCCGACACGTCGGGCACCGACTTCAACGGCCATGCGGTGATCAGCGCCGCCAGCACCGTGCCGAAGCTCGGCTGGAGCGTGATGTTCGAGCAGCCGGCCGCGCAGGCCTTGATGCCGATCCGCGACCAGCTCGTGCGCATCGCGCTTCTGATCGGCATGGGCCTGATGGTCGCGATCCTCGCCGGCACGCTGCTCGCCCGCCGCATGATCATCCCGATCACCGCGCTGCGCGACGGCGCGCACAAGCTCGGCGAAGGCGATTTCAGCCACCGCATCGACGTCCACACCTCGGACGAGCTGGAAGACCTCGCCGGCCAGTTCAACCGCATGGCCGGCCAGATCCAGGAGACCTATTCAAACCTCGAAACCAAGGTCGACGAGCGCACCCGCGATCTCGCGCAGTCGATCAACGAGCTCAAGGTGCTGGAAGAGGTCGGCCGCGCCGTCGCTTCCTCGCTCGACCTCAACGCGGTGTTGCCGACGATCGCCGCCCGCGCGATCGAGATTACCCATGCCGATGCCGTACTGATCTACGGCTATGATGCAGAGGCGCGCCGATTCAACCTGGTCGAATCCAACGGCATCGACAAATCGGCCGAGGGCGCGCATGTCACGATCGAGGAAGGCGCGAACATCCTGAGTGATGCCGCGAGCTCAGGCGAGCCGATCGCGATTGCCGATCTCGACCATGCGACCGAGCAGCCGCTGCGCGACGCCGCGGTCCAGGCCGGCTTCCACTCGGTGCTGGTGGTGCCGCTGGTCGACCAGCAAGGCACGCTCGGCTCCCTCGTGGTGCTGCGCCGTGCCAGCGGCGAGTTCGCCGCCAGCATCATCGGCCTGATGCGCACCTTCGCCAACCAGGCCGTGCTTGCGATGCGCAATGCGCGCCTTTTCACCGAGGTCGATCACAAGAGCCACGCGCTGGAGACGGCGAACGAGACCGTGCGCGCGCAAGCCGACAAGCTGCGCGTGCAGACCGAGCAGCTCAAGGACTGGAACAAGTCGCTGGAGGAACGCGTCAAGACCCAGCTCGGCGAGATCGAGCGCATCCGCAAGCTCGAGCGTTTCCTGGCGCCGCAGGTGGCGCAGCTGATCGCATCCTCCGACAGCCCCGAGGGGCTGCTCACCAGCCAACGCCGCGAGGTGACCGTGGTGTTCTGCGACCTGCGCGGCTTCACCGCGTTCACGGAAGCGACCGAGCCGGAAGAGGCGATGAACGTGCTCCGCGAATATCACGCAGCGCTGGGCAAGCTGATCTTCAAATATGAGGGCACGCTCGACAAATATGCCGGCGACGGCGTGATGATCCTGTTCAACGCGCCGATTCAATTCGAGGACCACACCCAGCGCGCCGTGAAGATGGCGGTGGAGATGCGCGACACCATCGGCCCGCTGACCGAGCGCTGGCGCAACCGCGGGCACAGCCTCGGCTTCGGCATCGGCATCGCGGTCGGCTACGCCACGCTCGGCCAGGTCGGCTTCGAGCAGCGGCTGGAATATGCCGCGATCGGCAGCGTCACCAACCTCGCCTCCCGCCTCTGCGGCGAAGCCAAGGCCAACCAGATCGTGGCCAGCCGCCGCGTCTACGGCATCGTCGAGCCCTGGGTGGAGGCCCGCGCGCTCGACGATCTCCAGGTCAAAGGATTCAACCACCCCGTGCTCGCGATGGAGATTTTGTCCTGGCGCGAGGAGGTGGAGAACGCGGTGGATGCGTCGGCCGCGCGGCGGCGGATGTAG
- a CDS encoding Crp/Fnr family transcriptional regulator produces the protein MSKQAEFAVILKMNALFADLGADELQRLSNLCHTQHLGNGEVLFQKGDAGDALFGVRRGQVRIETGASDGSRLTLNFMGPGDLFGEVAVLDGQSRTADATAGEASELFVLRREDFLSFLEREPKVAIKIIALLCQRIRWQSERMEESMLQPLPVRLARRLCALAADFGSEVHISQEQLGVFVGAARESVNRQLQAWRKDAILDLQRGRILLRNMTKLTAIARNE, from the coding sequence ATGAGCAAGCAGGCCGAATTTGCGGTCATCCTGAAGATGAACGCGCTGTTCGCCGATCTCGGCGCAGATGAGCTGCAGCGGCTGTCCAACCTCTGCCACACCCAGCATCTGGGAAATGGCGAGGTGTTGTTCCAGAAGGGCGATGCGGGCGACGCGCTGTTCGGCGTGCGCCGGGGCCAGGTCCGCATCGAGACCGGCGCCTCGGATGGCAGCCGTCTGACCCTGAACTTCATGGGCCCGGGCGACCTGTTCGGCGAGGTCGCGGTGCTGGACGGCCAGAGCCGCACCGCGGATGCGACCGCGGGCGAGGCCAGCGAACTGTTCGTGCTGCGGCGCGAGGATTTTCTCAGCTTCCTCGAACGCGAGCCGAAGGTCGCGATCAAGATCATCGCGCTGCTGTGCCAGCGCATCCGCTGGCAGAGCGAGCGCATGGAAGAATCCATGCTGCAACCGCTGCCGGTTCGCCTCGCGCGACGACTCTGCGCGCTCGCCGCCGATTTCGGCTCCGAGGTGCACATCTCGCAGGAGCAGCTCGGCGTCTTCGTCGGTGCCGCCCGCGAAAGCGTCAACCGCCAGCTTCAGGCCTGGCGCAAGGATGCGATTCTCGATCTCCAGCGCGGCCGCATCCTGCTCAGGAACATGACCAAGCTGACGGCGATCGCGCGGAACGAGTAG
- a CDS encoding LysM peptidoglycan-binding domain-containing protein: protein MITASKALIAFCLLAVGGTVLVIGPTELRRLLPGGAQTETAVAARPETKPEAKAETKAEIKAETKPEPKLDEPKLAAVAPPAPSAPPASAPKVDALAETQKQAMALADLVPAKPPAAVADTGPRFDVARVDDHGEAAVIAGRAAPGAQVELLRDGKPLDTVVADASGQFVMTPPQLPAGSYELTLRARAPDGTVTQSGRSMPVTIAEAAPPPTRPAPVARLEPAQAPKQAEKADDKSDVVASLPSASSRLASAPDRTAARPRFIGAPKPRVMARAPAATTVASASPADVISAAPAEAGGNRVISRGDSLWALSKLAYGDGSRYAVIFNANRGKIHNPNLIYPGQTFVVPQKAE from the coding sequence ATGATCACCGCTTCCAAGGCTCTCATTGCGTTCTGCCTGCTCGCGGTGGGCGGCACCGTCCTGGTGATCGGTCCCACCGAGCTACGCCGCCTGCTGCCGGGCGGCGCGCAGACCGAAACCGCCGTCGCCGCCAGGCCGGAGACAAAGCCCGAAGCCAAGGCGGAGACCAAGGCCGAGATTAAGGCCGAGACCAAGCCGGAGCCGAAGCTGGACGAGCCGAAGCTCGCCGCCGTCGCGCCGCCTGCGCCATCGGCGCCCCCGGCCTCCGCGCCGAAGGTGGATGCGCTCGCCGAGACGCAGAAGCAGGCCATGGCGCTCGCCGATCTCGTACCGGCCAAGCCGCCGGCGGCGGTGGCGGACACCGGCCCGCGGTTCGACGTCGCGCGCGTCGACGATCATGGCGAGGCGGCGGTGATCGCGGGGCGGGCCGCGCCAGGTGCGCAGGTCGAGTTGCTGCGCGACGGCAAGCCGCTCGATACGGTGGTCGCCGATGCGTCGGGCCAGTTCGTGATGACCCCGCCGCAGCTTCCCGCCGGCTCCTATGAATTGACCCTGCGGGCGAGAGCGCCTGACGGTACCGTCACGCAATCGGGCCGCAGCATGCCGGTGACCATCGCCGAAGCCGCGCCGCCGCCAACGCGCCCCGCGCCTGTCGCGAGGCTGGAGCCGGCACAAGCGCCGAAGCAGGCCGAGAAGGCCGACGACAAATCTGATGTCGTGGCATCGCTGCCGTCGGCATCGTCGCGCCTGGCATCGGCGCCTGACCGGACCGCGGCCCGGCCGAGATTCATCGGGGCACCGAAGCCCAGGGTGATGGCGCGGGCACCCGCGGCCACGACCGTTGCATCGGCCTCGCCGGCCGATGTCATCAGCGCTGCACCGGCCGAGGCAGGCGGCAACCGGGTGATCTCCCGCGGCGACAGCCTGTGGGCGCTGAGCAAGCTCGCTTACGGCGACGGCTCCCGCTACGCGGTGATCTTCAACGCCAACCGGGGCAAGATCCACAACCCCAATTTGATCTATCCCGGCCAGACTTTCGTGGTGCCCCAGAAGGCGGAGTGA
- a CDS encoding AsmA family protein: MRALKFAGAAIAAAIVVIGLLLVVGIPSGFLTTTIASRVESATGYRLSVDGTTKISLWPTLNVTLNDLTLADLKDRSGITRLTIGSVQADMSLSSVWSGRPKISELVVTHPVLHQPLLRERLPNAGAASKPLALDTAGATIDRVKVIDGEVAFARVRDRVEGRISAINADAVVGRDRRLDIAGTARVGQHPTKFDIKATTPAAPADRPTIPVDFAIDMPDVLKSQLTGHAEMRLSGDVVMINGVNGKLGDGAFNGWASVDIASKPLVKVDLDFQRLAIPLAKSPEGTSGRPWSDAPIDVSGLNYVDAQVRISANEAVIGDARIAPLALDAKLAGGVLKAGTANLGAYGGQVSGEVILDATTGAPSFAMHSDLVGVRALPLLQGLADFDRIDGKLQAKLALRSAGTSQRTLMANMQGTAFVNFQDGAIRGINIAQMIRSLTAGTLSGWQENQAPSQEQSTDLSQLSASFRIDKGQAVTTDLNLIGPLVRVTGAGTIALDTKMMGFRVEPKLVMTTEGQGRSSEPVGFGIPVMIQGNWSQPRIYPDMAGVLDNPDAAYAKLREMGKGLFGPDGAGLGNILGSLGLGGATAPGGGNAAGNANPQTQQPGQNNPLGGPLGEAIGNLIQQGLSSGTGTGRSRGLPATPTTPAPQTSPTPPAQAQVLDDPPMAQQDSQPMNDVLRQLFNR, translated from the coding sequence ATGAGAGCATTGAAATTCGCCGGCGCGGCGATTGCCGCAGCCATCGTCGTGATCGGACTTCTCCTCGTGGTGGGGATCCCCTCGGGATTCCTGACCACGACGATTGCCTCGCGGGTCGAGAGCGCGACCGGCTATCGCCTGTCCGTCGACGGCACCACGAAGATCAGCCTGTGGCCGACGCTGAACGTCACGCTCAACGATCTCACGCTTGCCGACCTCAAGGACCGCAGCGGCATCACGCGCCTGACGATCGGCAGCGTGCAGGCCGACATGTCGCTCTCGAGCGTATGGTCGGGCCGTCCGAAGATCAGCGAACTCGTCGTCACCCATCCCGTGCTCCATCAGCCGCTGCTGCGTGAGCGCCTGCCGAACGCCGGCGCCGCGTCGAAGCCGCTGGCGCTCGACACGGCGGGCGCGACCATCGACCGCGTCAAGGTCATCGACGGTGAAGTCGCGTTCGCCCGTGTGCGCGATCGTGTCGAGGGACGCATCAGCGCCATCAACGCCGATGCCGTCGTCGGCCGCGACCGCAGGCTCGACATCGCCGGCACTGCGCGGGTCGGCCAGCACCCGACCAAGTTCGACATCAAGGCGACGACGCCGGCGGCGCCGGCCGACCGGCCGACCATTCCGGTGGATTTCGCCATCGACATGCCTGATGTGCTGAAGTCTCAGCTCACCGGTCATGCCGAGATGCGGCTGAGCGGCGATGTCGTGATGATCAACGGCGTGAACGGCAAGCTCGGCGACGGCGCGTTCAATGGCTGGGCCTCGGTCGATATTGCCAGCAAGCCACTGGTCAAGGTCGATCTCGACTTCCAGCGGCTCGCCATACCGCTGGCGAAATCGCCGGAGGGCACGTCGGGACGGCCCTGGAGCGATGCGCCGATCGATGTGTCCGGGCTCAACTATGTCGATGCTCAAGTCAGGATCTCCGCGAACGAGGCCGTGATCGGCGATGCGCGCATCGCGCCGCTGGCGCTCGATGCGAAGCTCGCCGGCGGCGTGCTCAAAGCCGGCACCGCCAATCTCGGCGCCTATGGCGGCCAGGTCTCGGGCGAGGTGATCCTGGATGCCACAACTGGCGCGCCGAGCTTTGCCATGCATTCCGATCTCGTCGGCGTGCGCGCGCTGCCGCTGCTCCAGGGCCTTGCCGATTTCGACCGGATCGACGGCAAGCTGCAAGCCAAGCTCGCGCTGCGCAGCGCCGGCACCAGCCAGCGCACGCTGATGGCGAACATGCAAGGCACGGCCTTCGTCAATTTCCAGGACGGCGCCATTCGCGGCATCAACATCGCGCAGATGATCCGCTCGCTGACGGCGGGCACCTTGTCCGGCTGGCAGGAGAACCAGGCCCCCAGCCAGGAGCAGAGCACGGATCTGTCGCAGCTCTCGGCGTCCTTCCGCATCGACAAGGGCCAGGCGGTGACGACCGACCTCAACCTGATCGGGCCGCTGGTACGCGTGACCGGCGCCGGCACCATCGCGCTCGACACCAAGATGATGGGCTTCCGCGTCGAGCCGAAGCTCGTGATGACGACCGAAGGCCAGGGCCGCTCGTCGGAGCCGGTCGGCTTCGGCATTCCCGTGATGATCCAGGGCAACTGGTCGCAGCCGCGGATCTACCCTGATATGGCCGGAGTGCTGGACAATCCGGACGCCGCCTATGCCAAGCTGCGGGAGATGGGCAAGGGCCTGTTCGGCCCAGATGGCGCCGGGCTCGGCAATATCCTGGGCAGCCTCGGACTGGGCGGCGCCACCGCGCCGGGCGGCGGCAATGCGGCCGGCAATGCCAATCCGCAAACCCAGCAGCCGGGACAGAACAATCCGCTCGGCGGCCCCTTGGGCGAGGCGATCGGCAATTTGATCCAGCAGGGGCTTTCCAGCGGTACTGGCACCGGGCGGAGCCGCGGCCTGCCGGCAACACCGACCACACCCGCTCCGCAGACCTCTCCCACGCCCCCGGCCCAAGCTCAGGTCCTGGACGACCCGCCGATGGCGCAGCAGGACAGTCAGCCGATGAACGACGTGCTGCGACAGCTCTTTAATCGATGA